A window of the Polypterus senegalus isolate Bchr_013 chromosome 4, ASM1683550v1, whole genome shotgun sequence genome harbors these coding sequences:
- the LOC120528076 gene encoding LOW QUALITY PROTEIN: protein ZBED8-like (The sequence of the model RefSeq protein was modified relative to this genomic sequence to represent the inferred CDS: substituted 1 base at 1 genomic stop codon): MCKMLSAKKRKCNDSYVGFGFACVTERDGTERPQCMICNLVMSNRNLKPSGLREHLESKHSNHVGTSIDAFKLRRICYDQKATLSSYGFVAPGKHFLEASYRVSYMIVKEKKPHTIGETFVKPCALEMAKIVLGEDAVKQLSQVSLSNDIVHQRIKDMSQNIITQVVSEIKQSPAKISMQIDESADVSNHSQLFVFVRYVHKKNIKEEFLFCERLKTTTKAVDIFKLIQSFFDRHEXAWDLIGSICTDGAPTMIGKKSGFIVMVNEIAPHVLCTHCVLHHHALIYKTLPKKLKEVMGILVQTVNFIRGHALNHQLFQKFCDEIGVEHSVLLYHTEIRWLSRGCVFTHVVEIQNEIIEFLKHQQSPLANHFEDEHFIVILGYLADIFSFLNDLNISMQGRNVDIVQARGKVVVFARKLPIWRRRVESGNLANFPSLENILIGNGKA, translated from the coding sequence ATGTGCAAAATGTTGTCTGCCAAAAAACGGAAGTGTAATGATTCATATGTTGGTTTTGGCTTCGCCTGTGTGACAGAACGAGATGGAACTGAAAGACCCCAATGCATGATTTGCAATTTGGTAATGAGCAATAGAAATTTGAAGCCATCAGGACTAAGGGAACATCTTGAAAGCAAACATAGTAATCATGTTGGTACATCGATTGATGCTTTTAAGTTGAGAAGAATTTGTTATGATCAGAAAGCGACCCTTTCGTCATATGGGTTTGTTGCTCctggaaaacattttttggaagCCTCCTACAGAGTTTCATACATGATTGTCAAAGAAAAGAAGCCCCACACGATTGGGGAGACTTTCGTGAAACCTTGTGCACTGGAGATGGCAAAAATCGTGCTGGGAGAGGATGCCGTGAAACAATTGAGTCAGGTGTCCTTGTCCAACGACATTGTACACCAGAGAATTAAAGACATGAGTCAGAACATAATAACCCAAGTTGTCAGCGAGATTAAACAAAGTCCTGCAAAAATCAGCATGCAGATTGATGAATCAGCTGACGTTTCAAACCACAGtcaattgtttgtatttgtacgCTATGTACATAAAAAGAACATCAAGGAAGAGTTTTTATTCTGTGAACGACTCAAAACAACAACTAAAGCAGTTGACATATTCAAGCTGATCCAATCGTTCTTTGATCGCCATGAGTAGGCATGGGATTTGATTGGGTCTATTTGTACAGATGGAGCTCCTACCATGATTGGCAAAAAATCTGGATTCATTGTTATGGTCAACGAGATAGCTCCACATGTACTCTGTACACACTGTGTTCTACATCACCATGCTCTGATATACAAAACATTGCCAAAGAAACTTAAAGAAGTGATGGGAATACTTGTTCAAACAGTCAACTTTATTCGTGGACATGCATTGAACCATCAATTATTTCAAAAATTCTGTGATGAAATTGGAGTGGAACACAGTGTGTTACTGTACCACACAGAGATACGTTGGCTGAGTCGAGGCTGTGTTTTCACGCATGTAGTAGAAATTCAGAATGAAATTATCGAATTCCTCAAGCATCAACAATCCCCCCTAGCTAATCATTTTGAAGatgaacattttattgttatccTGGGATATTTGGCTGATATTTTCAGTTTCCTCAATGATTTGAACATATCAATGCAGGGAAGGAATGTGGACATTGTTCAAGCCAGGGGAAAAGTTGTCGTATTTGCAAGGAAATTGCCTATCTGGCGTCGCCGTGTTGAAAGTGGAAACCTGGCAAACTTTCCGAGCCTTGAAAATATTCTTATTGGAAATGGTAAAGCATAA